The Eubacterium ventriosum genome includes the window TTGCTTAATATATTTTTCGTCAATCTCACCTTTATGGTTATGGCACATCAGCACAAGGCTGGCAATTGGAATCTTTACCTCATGAATCCACATCTCTATGTATTCCTTAAAATCCTCAATGCTATGATTATATTTGTTTACATTTTCAGCCATTGACTTGTCTATCTCATAAAGATTGTCATACAAAATCTTTCCCTCATAAAATTCAGGCTCTTTAAGCATTTCCAAAACTAGATATTTCTTGTCCAGTTTTTCGGTGTTAGCTGTAAATTCATCATAAAAATTCTTTTTTCTGAAAAAATCAATAAGAAAACTTGCCACAACTACTGCAATATACACAATTGTTATTCCAATTATCAGACTGTTTTGAGCCTTAAACGCAACAAGCATTGCCACTATAATGAAATATCCTACTGCCAAAATGGATATATTTATTTTTTTGTCCCACAAGTATTTGTCTAATTTCATACTAAAATATATCCTTGCCCCTTTCTTGTTTCTATGGCTTTATCGTATCCCACTTCTGACAACTTATTTCTTAATCTGCTAATATTTACCGTCAATGCATTGTCGTTAATATACTCTTCATTATTCCACAAGTCCGTCATCAACTCATCTCTGGTTACTATTTTTTCACGGTTATTAAGTAGGTAAGAAAAAATAATCATTTCATTCTTTGTCAAATTAATCTCTTTGCTGCCGTTACTTATAGAACCCTTGCCTATATTTATTTCCAAATCCTTATATCTGATTCTGTCCGACTTAGGCTCCATTCTTTTAAAAATATTCTGGATTCTAAGAAGTAAAACCGTAGGACTATAAGGCTTGGTTATAAAATCGTCTGCCCCATAGGACATTGTAAGCACCTCGTCCACTTCACTGGTTCTACTTGTAACCATAATAATTGGTACATCCGATACCTTCCTTATCTCTTTTAAAAGAATCTCCCCATTAATTCCGGGAATATTAATATCCAAAAGAATCAAATCTGCCTGACTTTCCAAAATCTTCTCTTTAGAATTTTGAAAATCTTCAAGCACCTCTGCTTTGTATCCTGAGTTTATTAACAATTCCTTCAATTCATTGCTTATTGTATTATCATCTTCCACAATCAAAATCTTCTTCATATACTTATTCTCCCATATAATGAAAGAAACCAATTGCTGGTGGACAACTGATTTCTTTTCACTATTAATCTTCAATAATATTATATTTCTTCATTAGTTCTTTTTGGTACTCTTTATTCTCTGATATTTTTTCAATCTCATCGTATTTCTTTTCTACTATCAAAATTTTAAGTAACTTATTAATATTTTCTGTTGCTAATTCTGAACCTTTCTCCATTCCTTCTTTTATTCCTTCTTCTCTACCATTTCTATACTGCCTATCTAATTCCATCTGATATGACATATACTCTCGCCTCCACTGTTTATTGTTTCTGGCTTCAAACACTTTCCTGTCTATGTCCTTTGCTAGTTGACTTTCAGGTTCTCTGCCATCAAAATAATCTAACAACATCTGTAGTTCTTCGCTTATGCCATCTCTGTTACCTTTGGTATTTAAGAAAATCTTATGAGTTCCATCATTTAATTTTATATCCGAATCATCAATACATATATTCTCAAATTCATAAATACTTCTATTCTTTTCAAAAAAATCAAAGGTACAAATAAATATTACATAGCTTGTTTTTAGTATATCATAAGATTGACCTTTTTCAATTAATTTCAAGTCAATTATGTCCTGATAATATCGTGACCTCTTCGGTAGCTCCTCATAATTTGTCGTTTGCATTTCAAGATTAAAAACAGTATTTTTGTCATCTTCAACATAGATGTCCAGTCTTATTGACTTTGAACCCGGTGCAATCTGAATGGTTTCTTCATAATCAAGATATTCAATGTCCCTTATCTTAATGTTTAATATCTGCTCTAACACCGGCTTGCATATCTCTTTATTAGACATTACTTTGGCAAACATAAATGCATCTGTTATTCCTAATTCTTCATATTGTTTTCCCATTATCTTATCCTCCCTTGTTTATTTAATATCTAAATATATTTTAAATAATAAATGCGCTTCTGTCAACATTTTATTTATGTGTTTCGGATTCAGTTTATGTGATGTTTACCTTATATAAAAAGTCAACTGGAAAGTATTAAACTTTAAATCTAACTTTCTAACCAGCTTTTTATTAACTTTTTTGAATAGTATTAGATAAATAGTTACATCATAAGCAGTATTCGTATTCCGCTTCGTTCCATACTCATATCGCGCTAGCGCGATATATTCCTGAATTAAAAATGCTTTTATTGAGCAAGCTCATAACGCAATTTTATTTCAGTCATGCACCGCTTAAAGTTACGCGTAAAAAGTCCCGGTAAGATTGGTTACCCAATCTTCCGGGACTATGAGAATATGAGAAAGCAATGCTTTTCAATATTATCAGGCTATTTTACTTTGACTACATGATATAATGTGTATGTCTTACCACCACTTGTAACTGTAATCTTAATTGTAGCTTTGCCTTTCTTAACAGCTTTAACTTTACCCTTCTTAGAAACCTTAGCTACCTTCTTGTTAGATGTTGCATACTTAACTGTAGCACCACTTGCAAGGTTTGCTAATTTAATCTTCTTAGATTTGCCTTTCTTAAGAACTGTTTCGTCTGCAACTGCAAGGTTCTTTCCTGCTTTGCTAATCTTGCTTACTTTGAAGCTTGTCTTAGCTTTGCCCTTAACTTTGACATTGAAGTAGTACTGGCTTACAACACTGCCCTTCTGGATGCAGATTGTTAATTTAGCTTTACCTTTCTTCTTTGTCTTAATTACACCCTTATTACTAATTGTTGCAACTTTCTTGTTGCTTGTGTAAGTATAAACCTTAGCACCCTTAGTATTCTTAAGACGTAACTTGTATGTAGCCTTAGCGCTTAACTTCTTGCTTGAAACTACTGTTGGAACCTTTAATCCTGTAGCACCACTTGGTGTATCTTTGTTAGCTGCTACTGTAGTTGTTCCTTCATTAGCCTTAGCTGGTGCTGTAGTTGGTGCTGTAGTTGTTTCGCCTGCGGCTGGTTTTGTTGTTGTTTCACCTGTAGCTGGTGTTGTTGTTTCTTCGCCTGTTGATGGTGTAGTTGTTTCTTCACCTGTGCCAGGTGTTGTTGTTTCTTCTGAACCTGGTGTTGTAGTTGTTTCTTCAGGCTTCTTAACTTCTGCCTTGATTACTTCGATTTCAGCAAGACCAACTGCTGTTGTTGATTCTGAAACTTCGTCAACTACGAACTTAATGTTCTTAACTTCTTTGCCTTCGCCAAGACTGATTTCCTTAACTGCACCATCATTTGGAAGTTCTCCAACTTCAAGTGTTGTTCCATCCTCAAATTCTAAGTGAGATTTTGTGATGTGGTCATCTGTATTAGGTCTGTCATAAAGTTTAATTGTTGTAACTTTCTGTGCTTCATCGTATGCAAGATTTAACCAAGCACCTTTTCCTTCATTCTTTGTTACCCATTCAGCCCATGGGAATCTTGTATGCTTGTTAGCAAGTCCTGTTGCATAACCATCTGCAATACCGTCAACTGCCTTAACTGCACTCTGGTCATCCCATCTGCTGTCACTGCTGTTTTCACTTGATGCTGTTACTGTAGCAAGTGAACCAATACTGTTTGTTTCATGCTTGTAGAATACTTCATTAACCTTTGAGAATGAAGCAATCCAATTGTAGTATTCTGTTGAATACTTACGAAGTGCCTGATCCTTTAAGTTATACTTAAATGGTCCCTGACGCATGCTGTATGGAGTTAATACGTTTTCTCTTTCGCTCCAGTTAAGCATTGTCTTTTCTTCAAGACCATCAAGGTGCTGCCAAGCTCCTAAATATGTGTTAAGTTCTTTGCCCCAACCGTAGTTACCCTGATCTTTAGGATATACTTCATCAGTCATATGGCTATGGATAATAGCTTCGTGAACTGTTGGCTGGAATTTATCGTTTTCCTTCTGGATATTCTTAATAGCTTCATTACCGAATAATCCAAAGTATGCATGGTCATAATGCATATCGTATCTTGATGTCATATAAACATCTGTTGGGTTAACACTCTTCATTACACTTTCAAGGTCTGCTAAGAAGTTAGCACGTGTGTATGAAGCATGTTCTCCTGTCATAAGATAATGATAATCATTTCTTACACTTTCATCACCATATGTTTTTGTTACACCATTTCTTGAAGATATAACTTTATTATCATCTGCAATGAAAATATTATATACAAAACTGTCTGTAAATGCTGTTGTGTACTGTCCAACACCCATACCACCGTTATCTGCATAGCCTAAGAAGTACAAGTGATCTGTTGGTACACCGATTGTATTTAATGCATTTACTGTATCTCTGATTCTTAATTTACCATGGTCTACACCACTGTAATCTCCGTTTGTTGCATATACAACGTAAACTTCGTCGCCATTTGCAACAGCTCTGTTCATAACACCACCTGCCATTAACATTTCATCATCTTCGTGAGGTGCCATTACTAAGATTCTCTTATGATGTTTAACTTTTGCGTCAACACCGTCAAAGTGTACTTCTGAAACTTTTGCAGTCATACCCTTTTCGAACTGGAACTTAATTCCTGTAATTTCGTCTTTTGATGCTGATACAACTTTTCCTGAATCTTTTGAATCACATGAACCTGCTTCAACCCATCCTTCAGATGTGTTAACCAATACTTTGTATGGTGCAGCTTCGCCTTCAAAATCAACGCTGAAGTTTTCAATATTGTATTCTCTGTCTAAACCGATTGTTAATGATGGATTTTCATCATCAGCATCAGGTGTCCATGTTGTGTTTGCATCTCTATCTGTAACATTTTCTCCATCCTTAGATGATGAAACTGTTACCGGCTGGCTGTATGCCAAGTCAATATCAATGTTCTGTCCTTTTTCAGTAAGAACAATCTTGTTTTCTTCTTCAGGATTGATTACTTCTTCACCTAAAACTTTTACTTCACCAATTGCAGGCCAAACTGCTACTCTTGACTCTTTGTGAAGTGGTAACTGTGTTAATGTTACACGAACATATTGGTATTTGTTATTTGCATATTCTGCTGCAATCTTACCATACTGTTCCTTTGAGAAATCAGTGTTAGCTGTATTATCCCATAACATATCCCAGCTACTCTTATCATTTGAACCTTCTACCTTATACTGCCATGCCTGACCGTAAGCCGGTGTTGTTGCCGCCTGAGCATCTTCAAGTGTAGGAAGTACTTCATGTTCAAATACTAAGTCAAATGCCTGAATCTGCTGAGCCTTACCAAGGTCAACCATCCACCAAGCACCTTCTTTTTCTGAATCTCCGTCGCCTACCCAAAGTGTTCCGTCGTTTCCGTCAATTGCATTTGCAGGATCTCTACTTACTGTTGAAGCTGTTGCTTCTCCATCAAGTGCAAAGTTAGTAAGTTCTTTTGGTCTGTATACGTTAAACTCTGCTACTGCAGGCCATGCATCTTCAATAGTATCTCCAAATGTAAATCTAACATATGAGTATTTCTTTTCTGTTATAGATTCATCTAAAGTTACTTTCTGTGTAGATGCAACTTCTTCATTTGCTGTCTGATCCCAGATAACATCCCAGTTAGTCTTGTCTGTTGAAGCTTCTACTTTATATTTCCATGCTGATTTAGCTTTATCACCACCGAAAGTAACATCTAATTTTTCGATATTATAACTTCCGTCTAAATCTACAACAAAGTTTGCTCTGTCTTCTGTAACTGTATCACCCTGATTTGACCAACCATTTGAAATCCACATTGTTGTTTCATCACCATCCACAATGTTTGATCCTACGCATCCAGGATCCCAATCACTCTGAGATGATGTAGTTACAGTCTTATCAAGTGAAATATTAGTTTCTGTATCTGAAATTCTTTTCTTCTTTGATAAAACAATGTTATCAAACTTAACCTGATCTACACCATTATCTGACTTAATCACGATGTATGTTGCAGGAACCTTTTTCTTAAAGTTAGTTGTAAATGTCTGCTTCTTGCCTGTTACCGTAAATGTCTCGCTTTCTTCTCCTGCTTCAACCTTTACAGTAGCTGTTCCTTTAGCACAATATGCTTCAAAACTTGTTAAAGCATACTTGTCAGGAATAGCTATTTTGTTAGCCTGTTCTTCATTAGTATATGAAGTAGCCCATAATTTACCGTCTGTTACGTTCCAACCACGGTTACCGAAGTCACAGTTAGAATATACACCTGTTAATGCTCCGTTATTGCAATCATCAAAATCTAATAAAATCTTTCCTTCACCAAGGTCTTCTTTAATACCACTGTTGTAGCTGTTATCAGCACCAATGTTTGGCTTAACAAATGATTTTACTTCGTTTCCGTAGAAATCCTGTCCGCCATTGTCGATAACTGAAATACCCTGGTCAATAACTGTTGCTCCATCTTTAAGTTTGTATCCGTCAACAGTACCATAAGTAATCTTAAATTCGCCGTTAACGTCTTCAACTGTTGCGCTTGTTCCTTCTTCTAACTTAACATAGTCGCTCTTAACTGCTACCCTGGCATTTTCATCGTCAGCTCTTCTATTGTTAAGGTTTGCTCCACCGTAAGCATTGTTATTTACAACACCCATATAACGTGAATCCCAAGCCTGTGCCTTATTTACTCCGTTGTCATCTATCTTTTGAGCTTCTGTTATAATGACATTATTTCTAATTTTAAATCTATCAGTAGAAGTTACTGCTGTTGTATCATCCCAGCTACGTGTAATAGATCCATCATGGTCTGCATCCATATAAATCAAGTTGTTATATGCATCCAAGCTTCCATTACCGCCCTGACATAATGTTAATACAGCACCACCGCCATAACGGTTTGTACCATATCCATCATTAACACTGATGTTATATCTGTAGTATGTCTGATATGATGTTCCTAATGCACATTCAAAGAATGAACCTGATGGATTGTCATGTGTATAGTTGTACTGAACATAATTTAAGTCTGCATAAACGTCAGCGTCAAATGCCTGTGAATCTTCCTTATCACCGGAAGCTCCTGAACCAAACACTTCGTTGTACTGGCAGATTGTTTTCTGACCATGTTCCCACCAAATAGGAACGTTTCCGTTAGGACCACTGTTACATCCATTTGCAACATTATATTCAATAAGTGCATTTTCATAATCTGATGGACAAATAGCTGCGTTACCTACGTTTTCGCAGTAATTGCTACGAATTACAAGATTTTTACTTCTATATGTTCCACCGCCACCTTCAGTAATTCCACTTTCATCAGGGAATGTTGAGCTTCCCCATGTTGAAATAAAGTTAATACCGTAATGGTTTACATTTTTTACATAGTTTCCTTCTACAGTAATGTCTTCCCAATTAGTAGCTTTCTTGTTACCACGGATAGCATATACAATACCACCACGACCGATACCTGCCTGCTGACCGATTGGAATAGAAATTACGTCATGAACGTATGTATTCTTTACATTAATTTCATGAAGTGTTCCTGCATCCTGTCCCATAATCAAGATACCATATTTCTTAATATGATCATCTTTAGTTTTTGTATGGTTTGTTACTTCAATAGATGTGATTTCCCAGTATTCCTGATTATAGAAATATACTGCTGTGTTAAATACACGATTCTCTAAATCATCACCTTTGTCTCCACACCAGCTATCACCATTGATAACAGGTCTGCCGTCTTTAACGTCACCATATGCGTCAATTGTAATAGGGTTTCCTTTTTCACCTGAACCCTTTGGACTTAAAAGACCGCTCCATGAGCAACCTCTTTTAAATCTAAGCTTATCACCCGGCTTGAAAGTAGTTGCATTAACTTTTTCAAGTGACTTCCAGGCTTTTGTTTCACTAGTACCGTCATTATCGTCATTTCCGTTTACGGAATCCACGTAATAACTAATGCCTGTTGTTGCCTTAGTAGCTGACGCTGATACGAATGTACCGTTGCCAAGTACTGTAGTAACTATCATTGCCAAAGACAACAATAGGGCAAGCATCTTCTTCTGCTTCATAAAGTACCTCCTTTTTATTTAACCGATTCTTGTCGGTTACCCTTTCAACTTTATTTGTAGTTCCTATTAATATATTAGAAACTAAAGCACATCTTTAATTAACTTTCCTGCTTCCTTATCAACAATAACTGTTACGTTATTGTGTAACTGTAAGATTGAAGCCGGAACCTTTGGAGTTACCGGACCGAAGAATGCATCTCTTATAATCTGTGCTTTCTTCTCACCATTTGCAATTAATAAAATATGTTTAGACTGCATGATTGACTTAATCCCCATTGTGAATGCCTTTTCAGGAACTGCTTCACCTTCATCGAAAAGTCTCTGATTAGCATCAATTGTGCTCTGTGTAAGCTGTACACAGTGGGTAGTTTTTTCAAAAGATTCACCCGGTTCATTGAAACCGATGTGTCCGTTTAAGCCAATACCTAAAAGCTGCATATCAATATTTCCAAGCTCCTTAATAATGTTTTCATATCTTGCACATTCAGCTTCTTCGTCTTTAGCCATACCGTTTGGAAGGCATGTATTAGACTTCTTAATATTGATTAAGTCAAAGAGGTTAGTATCCATGAAATATCTATAACTCTGCTTATGATCACCTGTTAAGCCCTTATATTCATCAAGATTAATAGTACTTGTCTGTGAAAAATCAATGTCTCCCTTGTTGTACCACTCAACCAACTGCTTATAAGTACCAATTGGTGTTTCACCTGTAGCTAATCCAAGTACTGCGTCAGGTTTCATAATAACCTGTGCTGATAAATAATTAGCTGCCTTTCTGCTCATATCTTCATAATCATTAGCTATTATAATTTTCATTATTTTCCTCCTTGCATATTAAATATGTATTGAAATGATAAACTCCCTTTTTATTATTAGAATGTTTATTTTTTATTTACTCTGGTCAACTAAGAACTGAATGAATCTGTCTACACCACCGCCTAAAATCTGAATCTTTTCAGGTCTTACACCTTCTAATGAAGAAACATCGAAGAAATCTCCTGCTTCTGTCTTTGGTGTAAGCATAAAGCTGTCACTTCCGTAAAGACCTTCCTGTATTCCTACGAACTCGTCTCCCCAGAAAGAACAATCTTCTGCTTCGATTCCTTCATCCTTAAATGATTCAAGGATTGTGTCTACATTGTCACTCTTACATGAAATACCAACTTCAAGATACTTAGCATCACATGTTGCGGATACCTTAAGTCCAAACTCTTCTCCAACCTTTTCAGATAATGAAACTAAATCCATTATTCCGTTTTCTAAACCATGTTCTTCTAACATAGCCTTTAACTGTGACATTTCATCTTCCTGCATAAATAACTGATCGCCACGCTCATTTTCTACCTGTAAATCAATCTTGCAGTAGTTTGGTCTTGAAAATACAACATCAGTTTTGAAGTTATATTTTTCAAGTAACTCTCTGTGGATTTTGTAGCATACATCATGAATCTTTAATAATCCTTCTGTGTCAGGTATACAGTCAGCGAAAATCTCCGGCTGACCGTTAACCATCTTATAGTTGTATGCTCCTCTGCCTAAACCTAAATAAAGGTTTGAAGCTTCCTCTGG containing:
- a CDS encoding response regulator transcription factor: MKKILIVEDDNTISNELKELLINSGYKAEVLEDFQNSKEKILESQADLILLDINIPGINGEILLKEIRKVSDVPIIMVTSRTSEVDEVLTMSYGADDFITKPYSPTVLLLRIQNIFKRMEPKSDRIRYKDLEINIGKGSISNGSKEINLTKNEMIIFSYLLNNREKIVTRDELMTDLWNNEEYINDNALTVNISRLRNKLSEVGYDKAIETRKGQGYILV
- a CDS encoding Rpn family recombination-promoting nuclease/putative transposase; the protein is MGKQYEELGITDAFMFAKVMSNKEICKPVLEQILNIKIRDIEYLDYEETIQIAPGSKSIRLDIYVEDDKNTVFNLEMQTTNYEELPKRSRYYQDIIDLKLIEKGQSYDILKTSYVIFICTFDFFEKNRSIYEFENICIDDSDIKLNDGTHKIFLNTKGNRDGISEELQMLLDYFDGREPESQLAKDIDRKVFEARNNKQWRREYMSYQMELDRQYRNGREEGIKEGMEKGSELATENINKLLKILIVEKKYDEIEKISENKEYQKELMKKYNIIED
- a CDS encoding discoidin domain-containing protein, which encodes MKQKKMLALLLSLAMIVTTVLGNGTFVSASATKATTGISYYVDSVNGNDDNDGTSETKAWKSLEKVNATTFKPGDKLRFKRGCSWSGLLSPKGSGEKGNPITIDAYGDVKDGRPVINGDSWCGDKGDDLENRVFNTAVYFYNQEYWEITSIEVTNHTKTKDDHIKKYGILIMGQDAGTLHEINVKNTYVHDVISIPIGQQAGIGRGGIVYAIRGNKKATNWEDITVEGNYVKNVNHYGINFISTWGSSTFPDESGITEGGGGTYRSKNLVIRSNYCENVGNAAICPSDYENALIEYNVANGCNSGPNGNVPIWWEHGQKTICQYNEVFGSGASGDKEDSQAFDADVYADLNYVQYNYTHDNPSGSFFECALGTSYQTYYRYNISVNDGYGTNRYGGGAVLTLCQGGNGSLDAYNNLIYMDADHDGSITRSWDDTTAVTSTDRFKIRNNVIITEAQKIDDNGVNKAQAWDSRYMGVVNNNAYGGANLNNRRADDENARVAVKSDYVKLEEGTSATVEDVNGEFKITYGTVDGYKLKDGATVIDQGISVIDNGGQDFYGNEVKSFVKPNIGADNSYNSGIKEDLGEGKILLDFDDCNNGALTGVYSNCDFGNRGWNVTDGKLWATSYTNEEQANKIAIPDKYALTSFEAYCAKGTATVKVEAGEESETFTVTGKKQTFTTNFKKKVPATYIVIKSDNGVDQVKFDNIVLSKKKRISDTETNISLDKTVTTSSQSDWDPGCVGSNIVDGDETTMWISNGWSNQGDTVTEDRANFVVDLDGSYNIEKLDVTFGGDKAKSAWKYKVEASTDKTNWDVIWDQTANEEVASTQKVTLDESITEKKYSYVRFTFGDTIEDAWPAVAEFNVYRPKELTNFALDGEATASTVSRDPANAIDGNDGTLWVGDGDSEKEGAWWMVDLGKAQQIQAFDLVFEHEVLPTLEDAQAATTPAYGQAWQYKVEGSNDKSSWDMLWDNTANTDFSKEQYGKIAAEYANNKYQYVRVTLTQLPLHKESRVAVWPAIGEVKVLGEEVINPEEENKIVLTEKGQNIDIDLAYSQPVTVSSSKDGENVTDRDANTTWTPDADDENPSLTIGLDREYNIENFSVDFEGEAAPYKVLVNTSEGWVEAGSCDSKDSGKVVSASKDEITGIKFQFEKGMTAKVSEVHFDGVDAKVKHHKRILVMAPHEDDEMLMAGGVMNRAVANGDEVYVVYATNGDYSGVDHGKLRIRDTVNALNTIGVPTDHLYFLGYADNGGMGVGQYTTAFTDSFVYNIFIADDNKVISSRNGVTKTYGDESVRNDYHYLMTGEHASYTRANFLADLESVMKSVNPTDVYMTSRYDMHYDHAYFGLFGNEAIKNIQKENDKFQPTVHEAIIHSHMTDEVYPKDQGNYGWGKELNTYLGAWQHLDGLEEKTMLNWSERENVLTPYSMRQGPFKYNLKDQALRKYSTEYYNWIASFSKVNEVFYKHETNSIGSLATVTASSENSSDSRWDDQSAVKAVDGIADGYATGLANKHTRFPWAEWVTKNEGKGAWLNLAYDEAQKVTTIKLYDRPNTDDHITKSHLEFEDGTTLEVGELPNDGAVKEISLGEGKEVKNIKFVVDEVSESTTAVGLAEIEVIKAEVKKPEETTTTPGSEETTTPGTGEETTTPSTGEETTTPATGETTTKPAAGETTTAPTTAPAKANEGTTTVAANKDTPSGATGLKVPTVVSSKKLSAKATYKLRLKNTKGAKVYTYTSNKKVATISNKGVIKTKKKGKAKLTICIQKGSVVSQYYFNVKVKGKAKTSFKVSKISKAGKNLAVADETVLKKGKSKKIKLANLASGATVKYATSNKKVAKVSKKGKVKAVKKGKATIKITVTSGGKTYTLYHVVKVK
- the nagB gene encoding glucosamine-6-phosphate deaminase: MKIIIANDYEDMSRKAANYLSAQVIMKPDAVLGLATGETPIGTYKQLVEWYNKGDIDFSQTSTINLDEYKGLTGDHKQSYRYFMDTNLFDLINIKKSNTCLPNGMAKDEEAECARYENIIKELGNIDMQLLGIGLNGHIGFNEPGESFEKTTHCVQLTQSTIDANQRLFDEGEAVPEKAFTMGIKSIMQSKHILLIANGEKKAQIIRDAFFGPVTPKVPASILQLHNNVTVIVDKEAGKLIKDVL
- a CDS encoding HAD family hydrolase, whose protein sequence is MSKKYKAIFFDWDGTAVMSRQAPVEEAVAAMKPLLASGVKLVIVSGTTYDKIASGKIHEHFTPEEASNLYLGLGRGAYNYKMVNGQPEIFADCIPDTEGLLKIHDVCYKIHRELLEKYNFKTDVVFSRPNYCKIDLQVENERGDQLFMQEDEMSQLKAMLEEHGLENGIMDLVSLSEKVGEEFGLKVSATCDAKYLEVGISCKSDNVDTILESFKDEGIEAEDCSFWGDEFVGIQEGLYGSDSFMLTPKTEAGDFFDVSSLEGVRPEKIQILGGGVDRFIQFLVDQSK